A window of Phycisphaerae bacterium genomic DNA:
CGTCGCCGCCGGTTAGATTGTGTCCTGTTTCGCGGTTGCGGCCAAGTCGTTTTCAGGAGTTATCAACTGCCATGCCATTGATCGACAAACCACTCGATGAGCTCAAGACGTACCAAGGAATCAACCCCCGTCCAGCGGATTTTGACCAATTCTGGGACTCCCGTTTGACCGAGATGCGGGCCCTCGACCCGCGGGTCGAGCTGGTCCCAGCCGAGTTCCAGGTTCCCTTCGCCGAATGCTTCGACTTGTACTTTACCGGCGTGGGCGGCTCGCGGATCCACGCCAAGTACCTCCGGCCCAAACAGGCCGCTGCTCCGCACCCAGCCATGGTCCTCTTCCACGGCTATGGCGTCAGTTCCGGCGAGTGGCACGACAAGCTCGCCTACGTGGCCATGGGCTATTCGGTGGCTGCGCTCGACTGCCGCGGCCAAAGCGGGTTCTCCGAGGATCGCGGCGGCGTCCGCGGCACCACGCTGCACGGCCACATCGTTCGCGGACTCGACGACTCGCCCGAGAATATGCTGTTCGTCCAGGTATTTCTCGACACCGCCCAGCTTGCCCGCATCGTCATGGCCATGCCCGAAGTGGATGCCAAGCGCGTCGGAGCGGCCGGCGGCAGCCAGGGCGGCGGCCTGACCCTCGCCTGCGCCTCGCTCGAACCGGGCATCAAGCGGGCGGCGCCCACCTTCCCGTTCCTCTGTGACTACCAGCGGGTCTGGGAGATGGACCTGGCCCAGGGCGCCTACGCTGAAATCCGCGAGTTCTTCCGCTGGTACGACCCCTGCCACCGGCGCGAGGACGAGATCTTCACCAAACTCGGCTATATCGACGTCCAGCACCTGTGCCCGCGGATCCGCGGCGAAATCCTCATGGGCGTCGGGCTGATGGACACCATCTGCCCGCCCTCGACCCAGTTCGCCGCCTACAACAAGATCACCTCGCCGAAGTCCCTGGCGATCTACCCGGACTTCACCCACGAAGGCCTGCCCGGCTTCAGCGACCAGGTCTACCAGTTCATGGCGGGGCTGTAGCCCTTTCGCCCGCTGCTCGGCGAGGAGCGGTCCATGCAAAGTCATTCGACCCACAGAGCGGTTGAAGTCGTCGCACGCGGCACCGTTTTCGACCACATCGGCGTCAACCTCATGAAGGGCGACGAGACGTACCCCTTCGCCATCGCTCCCAACGCCGTGGTCACCCCGCGCGGCGGGGTGCTGGTGGCCTGGACCGCCGGCGCCTACGAGGTCTCGCCCAACGCGGTCATTATGGGTCGCGAAACCTACGACGGCGGCAAGACCTGGACCTACGAGCCGTTCGTGATCGCCGACCGCCCCGACCACGGCCTGATCAACGTGGCCTTCATCCACGCCCGCCAGCGGATGTTGATCTTCTACAACGACTACCTCGGTCGCGTCAAAGCCTCGCACGGCTGGTTCATCGACGGCACCGAGGACGTCTGGCTCGCTGAATCCCACGACACCGGCTACTACTGGTCCGATCCCAGGCAACTGACCGATTTCCACCAGAAGCGTCAGCCGTACATGCTCCAGATCCGCGAGAACGGCCTGCGGCTCGCCGGCGGCGAACTGGTCCTCCCGGTCGGCTACCACACCCGCCATTTCCCGCCCGCCAGGCCGGATGAGTTCCGCAACGGCTTCGGCGTCCTGCGATCCGAAGACGACGGCAAGACCTGGCGTCGCTGCCTGCTGGAGACCAACGACCCGAACCGCCTCTTCGACGAACCGGCCATCGCCCAATGCGCCGACGGCTCGCTCCTGATGTACCTGCGAACCAACACCGGCACGATGTGGCAATCGCGCTCGCACGACGGCGGCCGAACCTGGGCCCAGCCCGCCGACACCGGCATCGTCGCCGCTCCCGCCAGCGTGGCTTTGGCCAAACTGCCCGACGGCCGCTTCGTCCTGGCCTGGAATGACCACCCAGCCAAGCGCACTTTCCTCTCCGTCGCCGTCTCATCGGACGAAGGCAAAACCTGGACCGGGCCCGATGTGATCGACATGGTCTGCATCCAGCCGATGCCGCCCATGCAACACGAACAGGCGGCCAACGTCGCCCTGATGGTCGACGACGAGGGCCTCGTCTGGATGGTCTGGGCCCACATCGCCTGGTATGGCGAGGGTGCCTACGGCTCGATCAAGTACGCCCGCCTGAAGGTGCGCGACTGACCAGGAAGGGAAACTGGCTGTGAGCTACACACCCAAGCAGCGAATGCTCAACGCCTACCGCGGCGTCTTCTCCGACCGATACCCGGTGGCCCCCGAGTTCTGGTACTACTACCCAGCCAAGGTGCTTGGCGTCGACATGATCGAATTCGAGCGAAACATCCCGCTGTGGAAGGCCCTGCGGACCACGTTCCTCAAGTACGGGACCGAAGGCTGGGCCATCGTCGGCCCGTCCGCCCGCAACCCGCGCGCCTCCTCCAAGGCCGACTGGCAAAAACTCTCAGCCACCCAGTATCGCCTGACCGCCGAAACCAATCTGGCCGGCAAGACCTACCAGACCGTCCAGGTCTTCGACAAGGAGGAACCTTCGTGGCTGGTCGAGTGGCCGGTCAAGGACGAAGCCGACGCCCTTGAGTTCTGCCGCCAGCAGCTTGCGTCAGACACCGAGTTCGGCTTTGCCGCCGCGGTTGACGCCCACCGCGCGGTCGGCGACGACTACCTGTTGGAGTTGGCGATCGGCGGTCCCTTTTTCGACTCCCTGGCCGCCGCGATGGGCTTCGAAAAGGCCCTCTTCTACGCCATGAGCGAAGAGCCCGCCCTGCTCGAAGGTCTCCAGGCCCGCTACATCGAGTTCAACCGCGAACTGGTCCGCCGGGCCTGCCGCGAAACGCCCTTCGAGTCCTTCTTCATCGGCTGCTGCTACGCGTGCAACTCGCTCACGGGTCCGGACATGTGGCGGCGGCTGGACAAACCCTACATCGCCGCCATGGCTGATGAAATCCACCGGCACGGCCGCCTCCTGCACATCCACTTTCACGGCCGGTGCATGGAGACCGTCTCCGATTTCGCCGAAATCGGCATCGACTGCGTCTGTCCCTTCGAGCGCCCGCCCGGCGGCGACGTCGAAGGCCTTGCCGGCCTGCGCGAGGTCCGCTGGTGCCTGGGCGGCAAGGTCACCTTCAACGGCAACGTCCACACCGTCGCGACCCTCATCCGCGGTACTTCCGACGACGTCCGCGCCGAGGTGCGGCAGATCAAGGA
This region includes:
- a CDS encoding exo-alpha-sialidase; this encodes MQSHSTHRAVEVVARGTVFDHIGVNLMKGDETYPFAIAPNAVVTPRGGVLVAWTAGAYEVSPNAVIMGRETYDGGKTWTYEPFVIADRPDHGLINVAFIHARQRMLIFYNDYLGRVKASHGWFIDGTEDVWLAESHDTGYYWSDPRQLTDFHQKRQPYMLQIRENGLRLAGGELVLPVGYHTRHFPPARPDEFRNGFGVLRSEDDGKTWRRCLLETNDPNRLFDEPAIAQCADGSLLMYLRTNTGTMWQSRSHDGGRTWAQPADTGIVAAPASVALAKLPDGRFVLAWNDHPAKRTFLSVAVSSDEGKTWTGPDVIDMVCIQPMPPMQHEQAANVALMVDDEGLVWMVWAHIAWYGEGAYGSIKYARLKVRD
- a CDS encoding acetylxylan esterase, with product MPLIDKPLDELKTYQGINPRPADFDQFWDSRLTEMRALDPRVELVPAEFQVPFAECFDLYFTGVGGSRIHAKYLRPKQAAAPHPAMVLFHGYGVSSGEWHDKLAYVAMGYSVAALDCRGQSGFSEDRGGVRGTTLHGHIVRGLDDSPENMLFVQVFLDTAQLARIVMAMPEVDAKRVGAAGGSQGGGLTLACASLEPGIKRAAPTFPFLCDYQRVWEMDLAQGAYAEIREFFRWYDPCHRREDEIFTKLGYIDVQHLCPRIRGEILMGVGLMDTICPPSTQFAAYNKITSPKSLAIYPDFTHEGLPGFSDQVYQFMAGL